The following proteins come from a genomic window of Sorghum bicolor cultivar BTx623 chromosome 3, Sorghum_bicolor_NCBIv3, whole genome shotgun sequence:
- the LOC8054634 gene encoding probable peptide/nitrate transporter At3g43790 produces the protein MGGGNGDGTTPLGEPLLAKKGRAYRPRCPGCRVDRLNAEREGVFPLKDLFLIWLVTITCTLPIQSLFPFLYFMIRDLHIAKQTQDIGFYAGFVGASYMFGRALSSTIWGIVADKYGRKPVIVLTLVAIVIFNTLFGLSLNYWMALITRCLLGVMCGYLGPIKAYATEVVRKEYNHLALAVVSSSRGIGLIIGPAIGGYLAQPADKYPSIFSQTSIFGRFPYFLPCLCISILAVIALIACIWFPETLHKHNEDTVDNSVETVEESLAGTDTEENGGGGCLTLFKNWPLMSSITLYCIFSLQDVAYAETFSLWAVSDRSYGGLSFTTTDVGNVLAMSGLFLFLYQMLIYPLLAKAVDHITLVRAVAILTLPLLASYPFFPSLKGFVLMLVVNCASFLKNTFSVTTITVFNILMNEAVTQDVRAAANGIAVTLMSISKAVAPAVAGIIFSWAQRRQTASFLPGDHLVFFILNIFTLTGLIFTFRPFFVRGSAKH, from the exons ATGGGCGGCGGCAACGGCGATGGAACCACCCCGCTGGGGGAGCCGCTGCTGGCGAAGAAGGGGAGGGCGTACCGGCCGAGGTGCCCCGGATGCCGGGTGGACCGCCTGAACGCGGAGCGGGAGGGGGTGTTCCCTCTCAAGGACCTCTTCCTCATCTGGCTCGTCACCATCACCTGCA CCTTGCCGATCCAGTCTCTGTTTCCCTTCTTGTATTTTATG ATAAGGGATCTGCATATTGCTAAACAAACACAAGACATTGGATTTTACGCTGGTTTTGTTG GCGCTTCATATATGTTTGGGAGAGCACTCTCCTCAACAATATGGGGAATCGTGGCTGATAAGTATGGAAGGAAACCAGTTATCGTACTGACCCTTGTTGCAAT AGTTATCTTCAATACTCTCTTTGGACTAAGCTTAAACTATTGGATGGCATTAATCACACGATGCCTGCTTGGGGTCATGTGTGGTTATCTCGGGCCAATTAAG GCTTATGCTACAGAAGTTGTCCGAAAAGAATACAACCATCTAGCTTTAGCAGTT GTTTCTTCCTCACGAGGCATTGGTCTCATTATTGGACCAGCTATTGGTGGTTACCTTGCACAG CCTGCAGATAAATATCCAAGCATATTCTCTCAGACATCCATATTTGGGAG GTTTCCATATTTTCTTCCCTGCCTGTGTATATCGATCCTTGCAGTTATTGCTCTAATTGCCTGCATCTGGTTTCCG GAAACTTTGCATAAACACAATGAGGATACCGTTGATAATTCAGTTGAAACTGTAGAAGAATCTCTTGCTGGTACAGACACTGAAGAAAATGGAGGTGGTGGATGTCTAACATTGTTTAAAAACTGGCCGTTGATGTCATCTATTACTTTATATTGTATCTTCTCTCTTCAGGATGTGGCTTATGCAGAG ACGTTCTCTCTTTGGGCTGTCAGTGACAGATCATATGGTGGATTAAGCTTTACTACCACAGATGTGGGCAATGTCCTTGCAATGTCAG GTCTCTTCCTTTTTCTGTATCAAATGTTGATTTATCCATTGCTTGCAAAAGCGGTGGACCACATCACATTAGTTCGTGCAGTGGCG ATATTGACTCTACCACTTCTTGCTAGCTATCCATTCTTTCCTTCATTGAAAGGGTTCGTGCTTATGTTGGTAGTAAATTGTGCATCTTTTCTGAAGAATACTTTCTCG GTAACTACCATTACCGTGTTCAACATTTTGATGAATGAAGCTGTG ACTCAGGATGTAAGAGCTGCAGCCAATGGCATAGCTGTAACACTAATGTCCATCTCAAAAGCTGTTGCTCCAGCTGTTGCAGGAATTAT